The following proteins are encoded in a genomic region of Phragmites australis chromosome 9, lpPhrAust1.1, whole genome shotgun sequence:
- the LOC133929042 gene encoding protein BUD31 homolog 2, which yields MPKIKTSRVKYPEGWELIEPTLRDLEAKMREAENDPHDGKRKCEALWPIFHISHQKSRYIYDLYYRRKEISKELYEFCLDQGYADRNLIAKWKKPGYERLCCLRCIQTRDHNFATTCVCRVPKHLREEKVIECVHCGCKGCASGD from the exons ATGCCTAAGATAAAGACAAGCCGTGTTAAATATCCTGAAGGATGGGAGCTTATTGAGCCAACACTTCGTGATTTGGAAGCAAAAATGAGGGAAG CTGAAAATGACCCACATGATGGGAAGAGGAAGTGTGAAGCTCTATGGCCAATCTTCCACATTTCTCATCAAAAGAGTCGCTACATATACGATCTTTACTATCGAAGGAAGGAAATTTCGAAAGAGTTATACGAGTTTTGCTTGGACCAAGGTTATGCAGACCGCAATCTGATTGCGAAGTGGAAAAAG CCAGGTTATGAGCGCCTTTGCTGCCTCCGCTGCATACAAACACGAGACCACAACTTCGCAACCACTTGTGTCTGCAGGGTCCCCAAGCACCTAAGGGAAGAAAAAGTGATAGAATGTGTCCACTGTGGATGTAAGGGATGTGCCAGCGGTGATTAA